Below is a window of Spelaeicoccus albus DNA.
GCACCGTGATCAACGGATAGAGCCAGATTGACGACGCGGCCGCCGCCACCAATTCGTTCATACTCTCGACGTTATTGTTCGTGCGCGACGGCGTCTGCCCGGACAACCTCCGCCATCGGTGGGGACAACCCGATAGTCGATCCCGGCGCAGCGGCGACCTACCCTTCGGCGCCGTCCAAATCGTCGATCAACTCGAGTCCCCGACGAGCCCATCCGATCTCTTGCTCGGCTCTGGCGATGAGACCGGCGTACGTGTGCTGTTTGAACGCGATAGTACGACGGCGCCGAGAAACCGGAGTGACCGCGAGACGGCTGTTCAGCATGTCCGATTCGTTATTCTCGATCTGCCGGGCCTGCTCGCGCCACTGCTGCAGCTCACCGGTGAAATGGTCGATATGTGCCCGGAAGAACTCCCGCGCGGAGTCCGGCTCGGCCCATTCGAGATAGCTGGCCTTCAAATGCGCCGGATCGCGCACGCGCCGGTAGTCCGGCGGCTCGTTCATCCAGCGCCGGAACTCTGCAGCCCCGTCGTCCGTGATCCGGTACCAACGCTTTTGCCCGCGTTCACCGCGCGCCACCGAAGAACTGATCAGAAGTCCGGCCGATTCCATCTTGCGAAGCTCGGGGTAAATCTGCGAATCGGGGGCATGCCAGACGTGGCCGACCGAGGATTCGAAACGGCCACGCAAGTCGTACCCGGTCATCGGTTCAACGCTGAGGAGCGCCAATATGGCATAACGCAGACTCACGGTTCGGATGCCCCGAATTCGGCAATCCAATCGGCGGTGCGGGCAAGCCCGCCAAACGTGTAAAAATGCAGGCGGACCTTTTCCCGTTCAGCCGGAGGGAGCTCCGCGGCAAGGTCGCGGACGAAGTGATCGGGACCGGCCGTGCCCAACAGGTTCGTCAGCGAAAAGCCGTATTTGCGCGCGATGCCGGCGCTGGAAGCCACTCCGAACCGTTTGGCGTACGACAGTAGCCGCCTGATTCCGGCGGGACCGGGAACACCGATCCGGAGAGTGGCGTCAATCCCCCTCGCCCGCACACCGGCGACCCATTCGATGACGCGCCCCGTGTCGAATCCGAACTGGGTAATCACCGAGACTTCGTGCCCGACGTCCGCCACTGCCCTGGCTTTATCGGTCAAGGCCTGCCACAGCGCCTCGTCGCGAATATCGGGGTGCCCTTCCGGGTACCCGCCGATTCCGACCTTGGTGATGCCGTACTCGGCCAGGACGCCCGACCGGATGACCGCCAGCGAATCGGCGTACGGCCCCGCCGGCGTTGCAGGGTCGCCACCGACGACCAGCACGCTGTCCACCGCCGCACGCTCGACGAGGGAGTCGAGGAACTTCCGCAATTCGGCTTCGGATTCGAGTCGGCGTGCCGAGATGTGCGGAACGGGCGTCAAGCGGAACGAACGGACGGCCGCGGCCGCGGACACGCGCATCGGCATGTCCTCATTGCCCAGAAATGTCACGTTGACGCGCGTGCCCGGCGGAATCGACTCGTGCGCCTCTATCAGCCCCGGCACGTCCTTGCCGGTCATCTCGAGCGAATAGTCCTCAAGCAATTCCGCAACACTGATCGCGTCGTCCGCATTTGTCATGACCGCACATCCCGTCGTTCTCGAGCCAGTCGTCCTAGTCCTTGTAGCCGGTGCGCCACCCCGACCGGTAGTGCTCGCGGGCCACGGCGGAGTACGGCGCAGGACTCACGACGGCTCGCACGGTGGTCTGGCGGTGCTTTTCCACTGTCGGCTTTCCGGTGCCGCCGTCCGGCTCGCCCCACACGACCGTCAGCTCCGCCCCGTCGGGGATGGACGGGTCGATGGTGGCCAAGGAGAGTCCGCGACGTTCGTTGGCACTGTATCCCGTGAACATGGAAAGGCCGACGACATTGCCGTCGCCGTCAAGGACCGTGTCGTAATTCGATGACCCGTAATTTGCCAGCGGCAAGTCGAAATATTTGTACGGAAGCCGGCCCGTATCGAGTACCGACGTCAGGATCCGGCCGAGATCGTCGGCATTCCAGGCCAGAGTGACCTTGCGGCGCTGCGCGGCGGGGTCGATTTGTTCCAAGGCGTCGCGGCCGATGAAATCGTGGTCGAATTTCACGAACGCCCCATATCCGAGTTCCCATGGATTCAGGTAGTAATCGGCGATGTTGTCCGAGACGAAACTGCCCGCAACGGCATTCGTTGCCTCATAGCTGTCCGCGCCGAGCCACTGCCGGTATGACAGCAGCTCGTCACCGGTGTAGATGGCCGGCAACGGCGAGGGGATCCAGCCGGATTCGAGGGTATTGGACGGATACGCCCGCGCACCGACCGGCAGGAGACCGAATTCAGCGCCCTGCTCGATAATTTCATCTCGGACGTCGTCGTAGGACTCGTACGGCCCCCAAATTTCAACGCCCGGAGCGCCGGCCATCCCGTGCCGCAACGTGCGAACTTCACGAGCGCCGACGTTCATCGTGCCCATGGTAAAGAACTTCAGCTTCTCCAGCGGTTTGCCGTTCAGCTTTTCGATGATTGCCCATGCGTTCGGCCCCTGGATCTGGAAACGCCAGAATTTTCGGGTGACCGGCCGTCCCATCGGGCGGGAGGGTGAGCGGCGGTCGAGTTCGACGTGCACGTTGTAGCCACCGGTTTCAGCATGGAAAAGCAGCCAGTTGACGGCCGGGGAACGTCCCACGTAGACGTATTCGTCATCGCCGTGGTGAAAGAGGATGCCGTCACCGATCACGTGACCGGCCGGGGTGGTCGGCACGTACTGTTTGGCCTTGTTGACCGGAAAGTTCTCGAGACTGTTGATGGCCGTGTCGGAAAACAGCTTGCGAGCATCCGGCCCCGTCACCACAAGACTGTCCATGTGGTGGGTCTGGTCGTAAAGTACCGCAGTTTGCTGCCAGGCGAGCTGTTCCGTGCGCCAGTTGGAAAATTCCGGCGCCACGACCGGATAGACATAGGCTCCGAGTTGAGAGTTGCGCAGCATCGCGACGGTGCTATCGGTCTGCTGGAGGAGCTCTTCGAGGCTTCGTGCCGGCATTGGCTGTCCCTTCCGCGGTCGCTTCACGTCCATTGTGATCCTCATCACTGTCACAATAACTATCTCCATAGTGAATGTCGACGGGATTCGAGTCATCGTCGACCTTTGACGACCACCTTCCCGGCAGCGTAGCGTCATGGCACGAGTCAAGCAGCGGCTTTCGTTCTCTGAAGGAAAGTACGCATGACTAAAACGCAGTCCGCCACGGCCGCGACGTTGCTCGCGGAATACGGTTCGACGTACGCGCACGATGCCGGAATTCGCTTGAAGAACACGCCGGCTCCGTTGTACCAACTGCTCGTCCTCTCGCATTTGTTGTCGGCACGGATCAGTTCCGATATTGCAGTCTCGGCGGCGCGTGCGCTGTTCAAAGCGGGATTCCGCACCCCGGCGAAAATGGCGGCGGCAACATGGCAGCAGCGGGTGGATGCGCTGGGCGAAGGACACTATCGTCGCTACGACGAGCGCACCAGCACTCAGCTGGGCGACGGCGCCGAGAAGTTGCTCGACGAATATTCGGGAGACCTGCGCAAACTCCGTTCGGCATCGGCCTCGGCGACCGACTTGGCCAAACGTCTCCGGATTTTTCCAGGTATCGGCCCGACGGGTGCCCACATCTTCTGTCGAGAAGTGCAAGGAGTATGGCCCGACGTCCAGCCGTTTATCGACAAGAAAGTACACGAGGGCGCGAACAGGCTCCAGCTGCCGACGAGCGCTGAAGATCTTGCGCGTCTGGTCGAAGCTTCAGACCTCCCGCGACTCGCCGCCGGGTGCGTCCGAGTCGCCCTGGATCCGGACATTGCCTCGGCCGTGAAATCCCGCAGTCGCGGCGCGAACCAGTCTGACAAGACCGATTAATAGGAAGGGCGAATAACAATGAAAGCTGTCGTTTATCACGAACCCTATGAGGTGAGCGTCGAAGACGTCGACGATCCGAACATCGAGGATCCGACGGATGTCATCATCAAGGTCTCCTCGTCTGCAATCTGTGGCTCCGATCTGCACATGTACGAAGGACGCACCGGGGTCGACACCGGTACCGTTTTCGGCCACGAGAATATGGGCACTGTCGTCGATGTGGGGTCCGGCGTAGCTCGCTTGAAAAAGGGCGACCGCGTATCGGTCCCTTTCAATGTCGCGTGCGGCTTTTGCCGCAACTGTCTCGCCGGCAAGACCGCTTTTTGCCTCACCGTCAATCCAGGATTTGCCGGCGGTGCCTACGGCTATGCAGCGATGGGTCCGTATTCGGGCGGACAGGCAGAATTTCTCAGAGTTCCGTTTGCCGACTTCAATTGTCTGCAACTACCCGCCGGTGACGATTTTGAAGACGATTTTGCGATGCTTGCCGACATATTCCCAACCGGATATCACGCCACGACTCTTGCGCAAGTCGCACCGGGTGAAACCGTCACAGTGATGGGCGCCGGACCCGTCGGACTGATGGCCGCATACTCCGCCGTCATCAAGGGCGCCTCCCGGGTCTTCGTTGTCGACAAGATCAAATCGAGATTGCAGCTGGCCGAATCCATCGGAGCGATTGCCGTGGACTTCAGCAATGACGACCCCGTCGAACAGATTACGCATGCGACGGACGGCAGCGGGACGGATACGGGAATAGATGCCGTCGGGTACCAGGCAACGGCCGCGAGTGGTGAAGAGCAGCCGGCCACCGTTCTGAACACCCTTGTCGACGTGGTTCGCCCGACGGGACGCATTGGCGTTGTCGGGCTATACCTACCGGAAGACCCCGGCGCGCCGGACGAGCATTCCGCACACGGCGAACTGCTCTTCAAGATCGGCCGCTTCTTTGAAAAAGGTCAAAAAATCGGCACGGGCCAGGCCGATGTCAAAGCCTATAACCGACAGCTTCGCGACCTGATCGTCGCCGAACGCGCAAAGCCGTCATTCGTCGTCAGTCAAACGCTACCGCTCGCCGATGCCTCTGACGCGTACCGACGCTTCGACAACCGCGAAGACGGATATTCGAAAGTCGTGCTCAAGCCACACGAACAGTGAGCGCGGGGCGGACCCGCCGCCGAGCCGCTGGCTGCTTAACGTCACTCGACGACGGGCGTTCGGGCCTGGATCGCGACGCCAGGCAGCTAGAGGGCCCCGTCTCCGGGATTCGGCGTCAGGAATTCATCTGAGGGATCCAATTTGTCCATCCCGGCATGTTGATGAATGTGGCGACCCCGATGATTTCGAGGATTGCCAGCACCAACGCGATGATGGACAGGACGAGACCGGTCACGGCGATGCCGTGACCGGCCAGGCCGAAATGTCTCGCCTTGCGCATGCCGATCACCGCCATGATGATGCCGACGATTCCCAGGACGACGGCCACCGGCGACAGCACGACGGCTAACACAGCGCACAGAGCCACGACGCCGAGTACCAATGAGAATGCGGCAGCGACACTTGTCTTGACGTCGCCCACGGTCGCGCCGCCGCGAGAATAGTGGGGCCGTGCCGCATCGTCGGACACTGCGTTGTTCCTCGATGGCTGTGCTCGATGTTCGGCAAAGTGGTTTGACTCGTTCGTCATCGTCGTCACCTTTCGATACAACCGGCGCATGTGCGTTTCAGTGCTCCGGCGGCTTCTGCAGGCAACTGCTTTACCTCTTTCCACCGTAAATCGAACCGAGCCGACCCGCAATGCACCTCTTCGTCCGGTTGTCTGTCGTCCGCGGCGGAACTATTGTGAAGATCAGTCAAGCAATCGGCTGCCAATCACAACTTCGTGGATGAATACACGAACGACGTAAGGACAGTCTTATGAAGGCGAGCGATACATTAGCCGAGAACTTGCAGAAAGTTCTCGTGGACTTGATCGAACTCCATATTCAAGGCAAACAGGCGCACTGGAACGTGATCGGTAAGAATTTCCGAGATCTGCATCTGCAGCTGGACGAGATCATCGCCTCAGCCCGGGGTTTCGCCGACACGATCGCCGAACGGATGCGTGCTTTGCACAGCATTCCGGATGGCACGAGCCAAACCGTCTCGTCTGCCACGACCTTGCCGCAATACCCCAAGGGCGAGGTACAAACTGCCGAGACCGTCGATCTGATCACGGAGAGGCTGGATGCGACAGTCGACACCATTCGGCAGGTGCATGATCAAGTAGACGAGGAAGATCCGACGACCGCCGATCTATTGCACGAGGTGATCCATATTCTGGAGCAGCATTCGTGGATGGTCAGAGTCGAAAATCGCTAGCGTCGCCTGAAGGCGGGGCGTTTCGCCGGCCTAGGATTCGCCATACTCGTCATTGACTTCCGTCGATGGGAATTGTGGATCCAGCTCGCTGTAAATTTGCGACGCCTCTTCTTCATCGAGATCGAGTTCGTCGATGACTTCGTCCGGTTCAATGCCGGAAATCGACGTTTCTTTTTCGCCTGTCATCGCATCTCCATGGTCGACTGACGGTGAGATATCACAGCATTGGCTTTCCGCCCGTGACGGCAACTCGGGCGCCCGAGACGTAGCTCGCCTCGTCGGTTGCGAGCATGACGTAGACGGGCGCAAGCTCGGCGGGCTGCCCGGCCCGGCCGAGCGGCGAGTTGTCGCCAAATTTTTCGATAGCCTCCGGCGGAAACGTCGAGGGAATCAGCGGCGTCCAAATCGGCCCGGGCGCGACGCTGTTGACTCGTATCCCCCTGTCCCCGAGTAGTTGGGCCAAACTTGCCGCGAAGTTGGCTATCGCCGCTTTCGTCGCGGCGTACGGCGCCAGGTTCGGACGGGGCATATCGGAATTGACCGAGGAACTCGCGATGATCGTCGACCCCGGCCCCATGTGCGGCAGCACCGCTTTCGTCAGGCGGAACATCGCCGAAATATTGAGCCCGAACGTGTAATCCCATTCCTCATCGGAGATTTCTTCGATGGTTTCATGGTTCATTTGGAATGCCGCATTGTTGACGAGGATGTCAACGGTGCCGAATTCGTCCACCGCGCGATCGATGACGTCGCGGCAATGCTGCGACTCCGATAAGTCCCCCGGTATCAGGACGGCTCGTCGTCCGGCTTCTTCGACGTAGCGCGCGGTTTCCCGGGCGTCCGAATGCTCGTTCAAATAGCTGATCACCACGTCGGCGCCTTCTCGAGCGTAGGCAATCGCGACGGCGCGTCCGATACCGCTGTCCGCTCCGGTGATGACTGCCTTTTTCCCTTGCAGCCTGCCGGAGCCTGTGTAGCTCTCCTCGCCGCAGTCCGGCACGGGCGTCATCGCTGATTGGATACCCGGTACATCTTGCTGTTGAGCCGGCTTGCCCATCGTCGCGCTCCTTCCTGTGCGGTTGGCTTCAGTTCTTGTTCACGCGCCGGCCCGAGACCACACGCGATGACCGGACAACAGGTCGACGATTTGCGCGATCGTCGTCCGAGGCTCGTCGAGTATGACGCCGGCGGCACCGTCATCGATGCCGACGCTCTCGAGGATTGCCGCCACCGATCCCCACCCTCCGATGGGTTTCAGGTGCCGATACGCTTCGTCCACCAGGACGCTGAGCCGCTTGTCGCTCGCCACGCCGACGGTCTCGGCGGCAAGGATGACCGCATCGAACTCGGTGGACCGAGCCGTCAGATACGAGCGCTGCACCGGAATGTCCGACCCCGCGGCCTTTCCTGCGGTGGGCGCGACGATGAGGGCCTGCATCCCCAATCGAACTATTTCGTCTCGAGCGCTTATGACGGATTCGATATCGCTGTTCTCGTCGATGACGAGGCCGATGATGCGTCCGTCGACCGGCCACGTTTGTCCGACTTGCGACACCGATGGGTACCGGTCAGTTGCGCCGACCGGCTGTTCGGCCTCGGGAGCCGAAAGCCCCAGGCCGCCGGCAACGGCTTCGCACAGGTCACGGTCGATGTTCGCCAATGATTCCAATTGACGAATCCGCACCGGTTCTTCATAGCATTTACCGAGTTCGAACGTGTACGCCTCGATGACGTGCCGTTGTTCAATTGCGGAAAGGCTCCGGTAGAAGAGCGCTGCTTGGCTGAAATGATCGGCAAACGACTCCGGGGCCTTCCGTACCTTTGCACTCTCGGGTACCGGCTGCGGGATGTCGATGAATGCCGCTGACTCGGCGCCCGCTTGGAACGGGCACCCCGCGTCCAGACTGTTCGGCCGGTAGGGCGCGACACCTGTGTGATCGGCAACCTGATGCATTCCGTCTCGGAGCATGTCGTTGACGGGGGCGTGCGGCCTGTTGATCGGGATTTGCGCAAAGTTCGGGCCGCCGAGACGGGTGATCTGAGTGTCCAGATACGAAAAGAGCC
It encodes the following:
- a CDS encoding Dps family protein, with the translated sequence MKASDTLAENLQKVLVDLIELHIQGKQAHWNVIGKNFRDLHLQLDEIIASARGFADTIAERMRALHSIPDGTSQTVSSATTLPQYPKGEVQTAETVDLITERLDATVDTIRQVHDQVDEEDPTTADLLHEVIHILEQHSWMVRVENR
- a CDS encoding methylenetetrahydrofolate reductase gives rise to the protein MTNADDAISVAELLEDYSLEMTGKDVPGLIEAHESIPPGTRVNVTFLGNEDMPMRVSAAAAVRSFRLTPVPHISARRLESEAELRKFLDSLVERAAVDSVLVVGGDPATPAGPYADSLAVIRSGVLAEYGITKVGIGGYPEGHPDIRDEALWQALTDKARAVADVGHEVSVITQFGFDTGRVIEWVAGVRARGIDATLRIGVPGPAGIRRLLSYAKRFGVASSAGIARKYGFSLTNLLGTAGPDHFVRDLAAELPPAEREKVRLHFYTFGGLARTADWIAEFGASEP
- a CDS encoding glutathione-independent formaldehyde dehydrogenase, producing MKAVVYHEPYEVSVEDVDDPNIEDPTDVIIKVSSSAICGSDLHMYEGRTGVDTGTVFGHENMGTVVDVGSGVARLKKGDRVSVPFNVACGFCRNCLAGKTAFCLTVNPGFAGGAYGYAAMGPYSGGQAEFLRVPFADFNCLQLPAGDDFEDDFAMLADIFPTGYHATTLAQVAPGETVTVMGAGPVGLMAAYSAVIKGASRVFVVDKIKSRLQLAESIGAIAVDFSNDDPVEQITHATDGSGTDTGIDAVGYQATAASGEEQPATVLNTLVDVVRPTGRIGVVGLYLPEDPGAPDEHSAHGELLFKIGRFFEKGQKIGTGQADVKAYNRQLRDLIVAERAKPSFVVSQTLPLADASDAYRRFDNREDGYSKVVLKPHEQ
- the ligM gene encoding vanillate/3-O-methylgallate O-demethylase, whose protein sequence is MPARSLEELLQQTDSTVAMLRNSQLGAYVYPVVAPEFSNWRTEQLAWQQTAVLYDQTHHMDSLVVTGPDARKLFSDTAINSLENFPVNKAKQYVPTTPAGHVIGDGILFHHGDDEYVYVGRSPAVNWLLFHAETGGYNVHVELDRRSPSRPMGRPVTRKFWRFQIQGPNAWAIIEKLNGKPLEKLKFFTMGTMNVGAREVRTLRHGMAGAPGVEIWGPYESYDDVRDEIIEQGAEFGLLPVGARAYPSNTLESGWIPSPLPAIYTGDELLSYRQWLGADSYEATNAVAGSFVSDNIADYYLNPWELGYGAFVKFDHDFIGRDALEQIDPAAQRRKVTLAWNADDLGRILTSVLDTGRLPYKYFDLPLANYGSSNYDTVLDGDGNVVGLSMFTGYSANERRGLSLATIDPSIPDGAELTVVWGEPDGGTGKPTVEKHRQTTVRAVVSPAPYSAVAREHYRSGWRTGYKD
- a CDS encoding SDR family oxidoreductase — translated: MGKPAQQQDVPGIQSAMTPVPDCGEESYTGSGRLQGKKAVITGADSGIGRAVAIAYAREGADVVISYLNEHSDARETARYVEEAGRRAVLIPGDLSESQHCRDVIDRAVDEFGTVDILVNNAAFQMNHETIEEISDEEWDYTFGLNISAMFRLTKAVLPHMGPGSTIIASSSVNSDMPRPNLAPYAATKAAIANFAASLAQLLGDRGIRVNSVAPGPIWTPLIPSTFPPEAIEKFGDNSPLGRAGQPAELAPVYVMLATDEASYVSGARVAVTGGKPML
- a CDS encoding PadR family transcriptional regulator; translation: MSLRYAILALLSVEPMTGYDLRGRFESSVGHVWHAPDSQIYPELRKMESAGLLISSSVARGERGQKRWYRITDDGAAEFRRWMNEPPDYRRVRDPAHLKASYLEWAEPDSAREFFRAHIDHFTGELQQWREQARQIENNESDMLNSRLAVTPVSRRRRTIAFKQHTYAGLIARAEQEIGWARRGLELIDDLDGAEG
- a CDS encoding DUF4190 domain-containing protein translates to MTNESNHFAEHRAQPSRNNAVSDDAARPHYSRGGATVGDVKTSVAAAFSLVLGVVALCAVLAVVLSPVAVVLGIVGIIMAVIGMRKARHFGLAGHGIAVTGLVLSIIALVLAILEIIGVATFINMPGWTNWIPQMNS
- a CDS encoding endonuclease, which codes for MTKTQSATAATLLAEYGSTYAHDAGIRLKNTPAPLYQLLVLSHLLSARISSDIAVSAARALFKAGFRTPAKMAAATWQQRVDALGEGHYRRYDERTSTQLGDGAEKLLDEYSGDLRKLRSASASATDLAKRLRIFPGIGPTGAHIFCREVQGVWPDVQPFIDKKVHEGANRLQLPTSAEDLARLVEASDLPRLAAGCVRVALDPDIASAVKSRSRGANQSDKTD